In the genome of Magnolia sinica isolate HGM2019 chromosome 2, MsV1, whole genome shotgun sequence, one region contains:
- the LOC131236727 gene encoding glucuronoxylan 4-O-methyltransferase 1-like, translating into MGFPHIHMRSKTQNPLNMKLLLLGIFLAFLLLFVLRSNLSSAPESPSPTNQDPPSEEIQSGLTTTCSQCSKLPASVSQALVHYATSNITPQQTASEISVSSRVLERKSPCNFLVFGLGHDSPMWAALNYGGRTVFLEEDKAWIEQVTTKFPGLETYHVVYDTKVRHADDLMKVGQQDDCTVVGDARFSKCGLALKGVPSDVYEVEWDLIMVDAPTGYFSDAPGRMGAIYTAGMMARYRKDGETDVFVHDVDRTVEDKFSKAFLCKGYMSQQEGRLRHFTIPSHRDSSDKPFCPKR; encoded by the coding sequence CCTCCTCTTTGTCTTGAGATCAAACCTCTCATCTGCTCCAGAAAGCCCATCTCCCACCAATCAAGACCCACCATCAGAAGAAATCCAATCAGGCCTAACTACAACATGCTCCCAATGCAGTAAGCTCCCAGCCTCTGTATCTCAGGCGCTCGTCCACTACGCAACCTCCAACATCACCCCACAGCAGACGGCGAGCGAGATCTCTGTCTCCTCCCGAGTCCTGGAGCGCAAATCCCCATGCAACTTCCTGGTATTTGGGCTGGGCCACGACAGCCCCATGTGGGCCGCGCTCAACTACGGTGGCCGTACGGTCTTCCTTGAAGAAGACAAGGCATGGATCGAGCAGGTCACGACCAAGTTCCCCGGCCTCGAGACATACCATGTGGTGTACGATACTAAGGTGCGCCACGCGGACGATCTGATGAAGGTGGGCCAGCAGGACGATTGTACGGTTGTGGGTGATGCTAGATTTTCTAAGTGTGGTCTGGCCTTGAAAGGGGTACCGAGTGACGTGTACGAGGTGGAGTGGGACCTGATCATGGTCGATGCACCGACGGGGTACTTCTCGGATGCACCGGGGAGGATGGGAGCCATATACACGGCTGGGATGATGGCCAGGTATAGGAAGGATGGAGAGACGGACGTTTTTGTCCATGATGTCGATCGAACGGTGGAGGATAAGTTTTCAAAGGCCTTCTTGTGCAAAGGTTATATGAGTCAACAGGAAGGGAGGTTGAGGCATTTTACTATTCCTAGCCACAGGGATAGTTCGGACAAGCCATTTTGCCCCAAGAGGTAG